The following are encoded together in the Strongyloides ratti genome assembly S_ratti_ED321, chromosome : 2 genome:
- a CDS encoding Serine/threonine-protein phosphatase 4 regulatory subunit 1 — MMNRDNDICYAILDEDSYDITGDSIRCVEDWFDAMENDLISEKASVMQSVLRVLRLLDVSESKADVERVIMKMREKSSEHDDVAKSCMMCLKALYGTYLHVDFLLNLLDSILLPEVVSFFFNSELRESSAIVLLELIENRFLSTEAIESTVVPGMFSFLKHFIFSKNKGGHLPPEAGSTKAIYNASHIITKVIEQIDRFSDKWVAEEFLPQFSTMLGQRDPSIRKICLQSTKTLSNLFGITFTEQCLCPYLLSAADDCDWSIRKTACEIFPDITKNVTKNFKKKHLVEMFINLTKDGNECVAQIAFQQMSAFIDAFIDNGETDVNSKYTLTTVFPPRNDFLLKTGLQVRFYIPNCHSIINDISKYPIFGAFSGEKVNSSDTSSLEKTFTLLDEDERSYQLCLLYDNVNTCSLDNIKKKTGNGEIELIKMMKNLKLKEGLITENNINEKNDEIIIRSLLEELIEVVVKDEFNYKFQMKDDSDTENNFGVYDMEENTKELYSKSVEEYDAFVESFDVATKYRQNRSSGYFNVYGVSDAISLEDSESMFNNLSDKETSIDDEYSSFYLESLSNTIERAVEVAKYLNKDEINYIKTLPELPIPKCILKLYLGVEIIGKYAKGAWIIRCAETIVKILKIIGRENWPLLKGVYFFLLYDVGERVSRILAENIGELAEILCPQLEDDVIRVYDNLRTCDYETQSILISNISQLVKMLSCKGQNKVCRELHHFGIRNVDSSHRYKWRNRDVYMQECCNMVDYVSLETVNDYFVPSAMSLATDQIAQVRHSATNLLSRIFIKFIISELMIAEQNNESCTDSSDMPLTDGLLTDLRVGFRKSIDWKKRQVYMKFCEFVLNDSSVPSEFIHSTLWKDISILAKDHVINVRIILSRIIKNSSSFVWSMNNDLIKDVERTVNSRHLFEYDPQLKSEMRTINNNLLIDEWDFLKERRERIIDQQNKFYEHMALLKCGFPDPYGIKLDNTGFSADNSDMEISDESNA; from the exons ATGATGAACAGAGATAATGATATTTGTTATGCCATCCTTGATGAAGATTCAT aTGATATTACCGGTGATAGTATTAGATGCGTGGAAGATTGGTTTGATGCAATGGAGAATGACTTAATTTCGGAGAAAGCAAGTGTTATGCAATCTGTTCTAAGAGTTCTAAGATTACTAGATGTATCTGAATCAAAGGCTGACGTTGAAAGAGTGATTATGAAGATGAGAGAAAAATCTAGTGAACATGATGATGTAGCAAAAAGTTGTATGATGTGTCTGAAAGCACTATATGGCACATATTTACATGTagattttcttttaaatttacttgATTCTATTCTCCTTCCTGAAGTTGTTagcttcttttttaattctgAA ttaCGTGAATCATCTGCAATTGTATTGTTagaattaattgaaaatcgATTTCTATCAACGGAAGCAATAGAATCGACGGTTGTTCCTGGGATGTTTTCATTTCtcaaacattttattttctcaAAGAATAAAGGAGGACATCTCCCACCGGAAGCTGGATCAACAAAAGCTATTTATAATGCTTCGCAT attatAACGAAGGTAATTGAGCAAATTGATAGATTCTCTGATAAATGGGTTGCTGAAGAGTTTTTACCTCAATTTTCTACAATGCTTGGCCAAAGAGATCCAtcaataagaaaaatttgtttGCAAAGTACAAAAACACTTAGTAATTTATTTGGTATTACATTTACAGAACAATGTCTTTGTCCTTATTTATTGTCTGCTGCTGATGATTGTGATTGGAGTATACGTAAAACTGCATGTGAAATTTTTCCTGATATAACGAAGAatgtaacaaaaaattttaaaaaaaaacatttagttgagatgtttataaatttgaCAAAAGATGGAAATGAATGTGTAGCACAGATTGCCTTTCAACAAATGAGTGCCTTTATTGATGCCTTTATAGATAATGGTGAGACAGATGTCAATTCAAAATATACCTTAACAACAGTCTTTCCACCTAGAAATGATTTTCTTTTGAAAACGGGTTTACAAGTAAGATTTTATATTCCAAATTGCCATTCAATTATTAATGACATATCAAAATATCCTATATTTGGAGCGTTTTCCGGTGAAAAAGTTAATAGTAGTGATACCTCATCATTAGAAAAAACATTTACGTTATTAGATGAGGATGAAAGATCGTACCAATTATGtcttttatatgataatgtTAATACTTGTTCtttagataatattaaaaaaaaaactggaAATGGTGAAATTGAACTAATtaaaatgatgaaaaatttaaaattaaaagaaggACTTATtactgaaaataatattaatgaaaaaaatgatgaaataattataagaaGTTTACTTGAAGAATTAATTGAAGTTGTTGTAAAAGatgaatttaattataaatttcaaaTGAAGGATGATTCTGATACTGAGAATAACTTTGGAGTTTATGATATGGAAGAAAATACTAAAGAATTGTATTCAAAAAGTGTAGAAGAATATGATGCTTTTGTTGAGTCATTTGATGTAGCTACAAAATATCGCCAAAATAGATCAAGTggttattttaatgtttatggAGTATCTGATGCCATAAGTTTAGAAGATAGTGAATCAATGTTTAATAACTTAAGTGATAAAGAGACATCCATTGATGATGAATATTcatcattttatttagaaTCATTAAGTAATACAATAGAAAGAGCAGTTGAAGTTGCTAAATACTTAAATAAAGatgaaattaattatataaaaactttaccAGAATTACCTATACcaaaatgtatattaaaattgtatcTAGGTGTTGAAATTATTGGAAAATATGCCAAAGGTGCATGGATAATAAGATGTGCAGAAAcaatagttaaaatattaaaaattattggtCGTGAAAATTGGCCTCTTCTTAAAGGtgtttatttctttttactaTATGATGTTGGTGAAAGAGTTAGTAGAATATTGGCTGAAAATATTGGTGAATTAGCTGAAATATTATGCCCACAATTAGAAGATGATGTAATTAGAGTATATGATAACTTAAGAACCTGTGACTATGAAACTCAAAGTATTCTCATATCAAATATTTCACAATTAGTTAAAATGTTAAGTTGTAAAGGACAAAATAAAGTTTGTCGAGAGCTTCATCATTTTGGAATTAGGAATGTTGATTCATCACATAGATATAAATGGAGAAATAGAGATGTTTATATGCAAGAATGTTGTAATATGGTCGATTATGTTTCACTTGAAACTGTTAATGATTATTTTGTGCCTTCTGCAATGTCATTGGCTACTGATCAAATAGCTCAAGTTAGACATTCTGCaactaatttattatcaagaatttttataaaattcattatttcAGAATTAATGATTGCTGAGCAAAATAATGAATCTTGTACTGATTCATCAGATATGCCATTAACAGATGGTTTATTAACTGATTTAAGAGTTGGTTTTCGTAAATCAATAGACTGGAAGAAGCGTCAGGTTTACATGAAATTTTGTGAATTTGTTCTTAATGATTCCTCAGTTCCAAGTGAATTTATTCACTCAACATTATGGAAAGACATATCAATATTAGCCAAAGATCATGTTATTAACGttagaataattttatcacgaattatcaaaaattctTCCTCATTTGTTTGGTCAATGAATAATGATTTGATTAAAGATGTTGAAAGAACTGTTAATAGTAGACATTTATTTGAATATGATCCACAATTAAAAAGTGAAATGAGAACAATTAATAACAATCTTTTAATTGATGAATgggattttttaaaagaacgTCGGGAACGTATAATTGatcaacaaaataaattttatgaacATATggcattattaaaatgtggTTTTCCTGATCCATATGGAATTAAATTAGATAATACAGGTTTTTCTGCTGATAATTCTGATATGGAAATATCTGATGAAAGTAACGCGTGA
- a CDS encoding Myotubularin-like phosphatase domain and Pleckstrin homology-like domain-containing protein, which produces MASSHIRSGYNVSTDWLYEGETVVFEENNIGVLIPKQKIYGYVIVTNYRIQFEYDNKFLFEIPLGCIWKIEEIKNPLNEENLKTESSYVSILCKDVRVIQFYFDDVSRLVKKNFLNTISKSLLLNIYELSHFAFNYRNKFNNNGWNLYDPIKEYERLGIPNQLWMLSDVNRNYSICSSYPDILCIPRDAANKGIDYIKSVSEGRVNGRLPVLSWYDKNKKSAILRSSQPCTLDKNQKGIDEKYLDFVISANENSHKLPILDLRTLLNAEASQLQGRCYEAAYNNCPLEFLNLSNIHLVRESFRKVINACFPICDQKNWLKILAETRWLFNIQLILNATTRVIIEVSERQNSVLLHCDDGVDRTTQVISLAMVMLDPYYRTIRGFLTLIEKEWISFGYPFNTRNGNQKNKEYDFSPIFLQWIDCIWQVYNFVPDYFESILRKQVWKFYYK; this is translated from the exons ATGGCTTCTTCACATATTCGAAGTGGTTATAATGTAAGTACAGATTGGTTATATGAAGGAGAGACAGTTGTTTTTGAGGAAAATAATATTGGAGTATTAATaccaaaacaaaaaatttatggaTATGTTATAGTAACAAATTATAGAATTCAATTtgaatatgataataaatttttatttgagaTACCATTAGGTTGTATTTGGAAAatagaagaaataaaaaatccattaaatgaagaaaatttaaaaactgaATCATCATATGTATCAATTTTATGTAAAGATGTTAGAgttatacaattttattttgatgaTGTTTCAcgattagttaaaaaaaatttcttaaacactatttcaaaatcattactacttaatatatatgaattGTCACATTTTGCTTTTAActatagaaataaatttaacaataatggTTGGAATTTATATGATCCTATCAAAGAGTATGAACGTCTTGGTATTCCAAATCAACTATGGATGTTATCTGATGTTAATAGAAATTATTCTATTTGTAGTTCTTATCCAGATATTCTTTGTATACCAAGAGATGCTGCAAACAAAGGCATTGACTATATAAAAAGTGTTTCTGAAGGTCGTGTTAATGGTAGATTACCTGTTTTATCATggtatgataaaaataaaaagtctGCAATACTAAGGAGCTCTCAACCATGTACATTAGACAAAAATCAAAAAGGAAttgatgaaaaatatttagatttTGTCATATCAGCAAATGAAAATTCACATAAATTACCAATTTTAGATCTTCGAACTTTATTAAATGCTGAAGCTAGTCAACTTCAAGGTAGATGTTATGAAGCTGCTTATAATAATTGTCcattagaatttttaaatttaagtaACATTCATTTAGTTAGAGAAAG ttttcGGAAAGTAATAAATGCATGTTTTCCTATCTGTGATCAAAAAAATTGGCTTAAAATTTTAGCTGAAACAAGGTGGTTGTTTAAcatacaattaattttaaatgctACAACAAGAGTTATTATTGAAGTTAGTGAAAGACAAAATAGTGTTTTATTACATTGTGATGATGGAGTTGATAGAACAACACAAGTTATATCATTAGCGATGGTAATGTTAGATCCATACTATAGAACAATTAGAggttttttaactttaattgaaaaagaatGGATTTCTTTTGGATATCCATTTAATACAAGAAATggtaatcaaaaaaataaagaatatgaTTTTTCACCTATTTTTCTTCAATGGATTGATTGTATATGGCaagtttataattttgtacCAGACTATTTTGA ATCAATCTTACGCAAACAAGTTtggaaattttattacaaataa
- a CDS encoding Proteasome subunit beta type-4: MDEYKRTTTPTCTGTSVFATVYDGGVAICSDRKVSMYKMSRFRGVTRQYQLNKYCVVAFSGDFADFQWLQNILQQEEMRLRLTNPKFYMTPKAVHSYLSDLLYYRRSQLNPIWTQLLVGGMQPIDNDFSTMEPYIGVITPKGVSYTAKSVATGMGAMLLNQLMETDVRAKDYKLSEDEAKKLLTKLIELSIYHDCEADNCFDISTIDTTNGVKRSNPMKILGNWDLATYNNDYQ, encoded by the coding sequence ATGGATGAGTACAAAAGAACAACAACTCCAACATGTACTGGTACTTCTGTATTTGCTACAGTCTACGATGGAGGTGTAGCTATTTGTAGTGACCGTAAAGTTTCAATGTACAAAATGTCCCGTTTTAGAGGTGTTACCCGtcaatatcaattaaataaatattgtgtTGTTGCATTTTCGGGAGACTTTGCTGATTTTCAATGGCTTCAAAATATCCTTCAACAAGAGGAAATGAGATTAAGATTGACTAATCCAAAATTTTACATGACACCAAAAGCAGTACATTCTTACCTTTCCGATCTTCTTTATTATCGTAGATCACAATTAAATCCTATTTGGACGCAATTACTTGTTGGAGGTATGCAACCAATTGACAATGACTTTTCAACTATGGAACCATATATTGGTGTAATCACTCCAAAGGGTGTCTCTTACACAGCAAAATCTGTTGCTACAGGAATGGGAGCTATGCTTCTTAATCAATTAATGGAAACTGATGTTCGTGCTAAAGACTACAAACTTAGTGAGGATGAGGCAAAAAAACTTCttacaaaattaattgaattgTCAATTTATCATGATTGTGAGGCCGACAATTGTTTTGATATTTCAACTATTGATACAACTAATGGAGTAAAACGTAGTAATCCTATGAAAATTCTTGGTAACTGGGATTTGGCTACTTACAACAACGACTATCAATAA